One Actinomadura viridis genomic region harbors:
- a CDS encoding Asp23/Gls24 family envelope stress response protein — protein sequence MSQAGAGEDRTSGGQAQGQAQGRGQGGGQATETARRPGAGPRRPLGEESGVLVTEQGRTKLADTVVAKVAGLAAREIGGVYDMGSGMTRTIGTVKERLPGGMGGQSATRGVAVQVGEHQAAIDLDLIVEYGASIPDLAAAVRENVIGEVEHMCGLDVVEVNIDVADIHVPGEEDEEQEQSQRAEPRVR from the coding sequence ATGAGCCAGGCAGGCGCCGGTGAGGACCGCACGTCCGGAGGCCAGGCACAGGGCCAGGCACAGGGCCGGGGGCAGGGAGGCGGACAGGCGACGGAGACCGCCCGGCGGCCGGGCGCGGGGCCGCGCAGACCCCTCGGCGAGGAGTCGGGCGTCCTGGTGACCGAGCAGGGCCGTACCAAGCTCGCCGACACCGTGGTCGCCAAGGTCGCGGGCCTGGCGGCGCGCGAGATCGGCGGCGTCTACGACATGGGCTCGGGGATGACCCGCACCATCGGCACGGTCAAGGAGCGGCTGCCCGGGGGGATGGGCGGGCAGAGCGCGACGCGGGGCGTGGCGGTGCAGGTGGGCGAGCACCAGGCGGCCATCGATCTCGATCTGATCGTGGAGTACGGCGCCTCCATCCCGGACCTGGCCGCGGCCGTGCGCGAGAACGTGATCGGCGAGGTCGAGCACATGTGCGGCCTCGACGTCGTCGAGGTCAACATCGACGTGGCCGACATCCACGTGCCCGGCGAGGAAGACGAAGAACAAGAGCAGTCTCAGCGGGCCGAGCCGCGGGTGCGATGA
- a CDS encoding thiolase family protein, with protein MCDAVIIEAVRTPIAKGRPTGALHGEHPAGLLARTLATLVERAGIDPALVDDVIGGVVTQAGDQAANLTRTAVLAAGFPESVPAMTVDRQCGSSQQAVHIAAQGVRSGAYDIAIACGVESMSRVPMGSAVTPGSDPFAPLRERYPEGLVGQGVSAELIAARWKIAREELDAFAAESHRRAATAYAAGAFDRELAWKAPDETVRPTTTPEILAGLKPAYYDPAVAERFPEIDWRITAGNASPINDGAAAVLIMGADVAERLGLRPRARFRAFAVTGDDPLLMLTAIIPATAKVLARAGLSLEDIDLFEVNEAFAPVVLAWQRETGADLDRVNVRGGAIAIGHPLGASGARLMTTLVHAMEDRDARYGLQTMCEAGGLANATVIERS; from the coding sequence ATGTGCGACGCAGTGATCATCGAGGCCGTCCGTACCCCCATCGCCAAGGGCAGGCCGACCGGCGCCCTCCACGGCGAGCACCCCGCGGGGCTGCTCGCCCGCACGCTCGCCACCCTGGTCGAACGGGCCGGGATCGACCCCGCGCTCGTCGACGACGTGATCGGCGGCGTGGTCACCCAGGCCGGCGACCAGGCGGCCAACCTCACCCGTACCGCCGTGCTGGCCGCCGGGTTCCCCGAGAGCGTCCCCGCCATGACCGTGGACCGCCAGTGCGGCTCGTCCCAGCAGGCCGTGCACATCGCCGCCCAGGGCGTGCGGAGCGGCGCGTACGACATCGCCATCGCCTGCGGCGTGGAGTCGATGTCCCGGGTGCCGATGGGGTCGGCGGTGACGCCCGGTTCCGACCCGTTCGCCCCGCTCCGGGAGCGCTACCCCGAGGGCCTGGTCGGCCAGGGCGTCAGCGCCGAGCTCATCGCCGCCCGCTGGAAGATCGCCCGCGAGGAACTGGACGCCTTCGCCGCCGAGTCCCACCGCCGCGCGGCCACCGCCTACGCCGCCGGCGCGTTCGACCGCGAGCTGGCCTGGAAGGCCCCGGACGAGACCGTACGCCCCACGACCACCCCGGAGATCCTGGCCGGCCTCAAGCCCGCCTACTACGACCCGGCCGTCGCCGAGCGGTTCCCCGAGATCGACTGGCGGATCACCGCGGGCAACGCCTCACCGATCAACGACGGCGCCGCCGCCGTCCTCATCATGGGCGCCGACGTCGCCGAACGCCTCGGCCTGCGTCCCCGCGCGCGCTTCCGCGCGTTCGCCGTCACCGGCGACGACCCCCTCCTGATGCTCACCGCGATCATCCCCGCCACCGCCAAGGTCCTGGCCAGGGCCGGTCTCTCCCTGGAGGACATCGACCTGTTCGAGGTGAACGAGGCGTTCGCTCCCGTCGTCCTGGCCTGGCAGCGCGAGACCGGCGCCGACCTCGACCGCGTCAACGTGCGCGGCGGCGCCATCGCCATCGGCCACCCCCTGGGCGCCAGCGGCGCCCGCCTCATGACGACCCTGGTCCACGCCATGGAGGACCGGGACGCCCGGTACGGCCTCCAGACCATGTGCGAGGCCGGCGGCCTGGCCAACGCCACGGTCATCGAACGTTCCTAG
- a CDS encoding MerR family transcriptional regulator translates to MVKISELSDRSGLTIQTIKFYIREGLLPKGAATGATRAEYDERHLDRLRLVRALREVGDLPVAAIRRIVAAVDDDDVGMHRLFGITQYAIGPHVDPPDQDPGAPEDLAAQWRTARQDVDALICELGWRVTARAPARDLLAQTFVALRRLGFPVTLADLLPYTRAAAAVAEHEIGMVAADAPRTRAVHAMLVSTVLYEQVLTALHRLAQEDLSARRFGADDPGETN, encoded by the coding sequence GTGGTGAAGATCTCCGAGCTCAGCGACCGCAGCGGGCTGACCATCCAGACGATCAAGTTCTACATCCGCGAGGGCCTGCTGCCGAAGGGCGCGGCGACCGGCGCCACCCGCGCCGAGTACGACGAGCGGCACCTGGATCGGCTGCGGCTGGTGCGGGCGCTGCGCGAGGTCGGTGACCTGCCGGTGGCCGCCATCCGGCGCATCGTGGCGGCGGTCGACGACGACGACGTCGGAATGCACCGGCTGTTCGGCATCACCCAGTACGCCATCGGCCCGCACGTGGACCCGCCCGACCAGGACCCCGGCGCACCCGAGGACCTGGCGGCCCAGTGGCGGACCGCGCGCCAGGACGTCGACGCGCTGATCTGCGAGCTCGGCTGGCGCGTCACCGCCCGCGCCCCCGCCCGCGACCTGCTCGCCCAGACCTTCGTCGCGCTGCGCCGCCTCGGCTTCCCCGTCACCCTGGCCGACCTGCTCCCGTACACGCGCGCCGCCGCCGCCGTGGCCGAGCACGAGATCGGCATGGTCGCCGCCGACGCCCCGCGCACCCGGGCGGTGCACGCCATGCTGGTGTCCACGGTGCTGTACGAGCAGGTGCTCACCGCCCTGCACCGGCTGGCCCAGGAGGACCTCTCGGCCCGCCGCTTCGGCGCCGACGACCCCGGCGAAACGAATTAG
- a CDS encoding ATP-binding protein translates to MTGRGWSLARQLLVLQAVIVGILVVAGASLAYVDSRRAADDRARQTVTVVALSLADAPSVREALALRSPSDALQPYAERVRRDTGVDFITIMSPAGIRYTHPSPERIGEHFIGNTAPALAGRTFSETYTGTLGPSVRTVAPVFDGSGRVVALVAVGITIHAISAELRERLVPLAAVAAGVLAAGIGGSWLVSNRLRRQTRGVAPDELRRMFDYYEAILHAVREGLVLLDRDGRVVLCNDAARDLLDLESDPRGTAADGLGLPVELSATMNSAEPRSDEIHVGDTRVLVVNTAPVRSRNRAMGNVVTLRDHTELQALMGELDTVRGFAESLRSQAHEAANRLHTVVSLVELGRPAQAVEFATAELRTAQRLTDRVVGAVREPVLAALLLGKSTEAAERGVELVLDADMSMDGAEGAIEPRDLVTILGNLIDNAVDAAIEGAAGGRPRAIGNGALTPGETETETGETETGEVLEAVVPEGPPKVTVSARTEDGELVIEVSDTGPGLDGDVVREAFRRGWTTKAVEGPAGPRGLGLALVGQAVRRHHGEIEVGRDVGAVVRVRLPLRRRPVPEGDRS, encoded by the coding sequence GTGACCGGGAGGGGCTGGAGCCTGGCGCGGCAGCTGCTCGTGCTCCAGGCCGTGATCGTGGGCATCCTGGTGGTCGCCGGGGCGTCGCTGGCCTACGTGGACTCGCGGCGCGCGGCCGACGACCGGGCCCGGCAGACGGTGACGGTCGTGGCGCTGTCGCTGGCGGACGCGCCCAGCGTGCGCGAGGCGCTGGCGCTCCGCTCGCCCAGCGACGCCCTCCAGCCGTACGCCGAGCGGGTCCGGCGCGACACCGGCGTCGACTTCATCACGATCATGAGCCCGGCCGGGATCCGCTACACCCACCCCTCACCCGAGCGGATCGGGGAGCACTTCATCGGCAACACCGCCCCGGCGCTGGCCGGGCGGACGTTCAGCGAGACCTACACCGGGACGCTCGGCCCGTCCGTCCGCACCGTGGCGCCGGTGTTCGACGGCTCGGGGCGGGTGGTGGCGCTGGTGGCCGTCGGCATCACGATCCACGCCATCTCGGCCGAGCTGCGCGAGCGGCTGGTGCCGCTGGCCGCCGTGGCGGCCGGGGTGCTGGCCGCCGGGATCGGCGGGAGCTGGCTGGTCAGCAACCGGCTGCGGCGCCAGACCCGCGGGGTGGCCCCCGACGAGCTGCGCCGCATGTTCGACTACTACGAGGCCATCCTGCACGCCGTCCGGGAGGGGCTGGTCCTGCTCGACCGCGACGGCCGGGTCGTGCTGTGCAACGACGCGGCCCGCGACCTGCTCGACCTGGAGAGCGACCCGCGCGGCACGGCCGCCGACGGGCTGGGGCTGCCGGTGGAGCTGTCGGCCACCATGAACTCCGCCGAGCCGCGGTCGGACGAGATCCACGTCGGCGACACCCGGGTGCTGGTGGTCAACACGGCCCCCGTCAGGTCGCGGAACCGCGCGATGGGCAACGTGGTGACCCTGCGCGACCACACCGAGCTTCAGGCGCTCATGGGGGAGCTGGACACCGTGCGCGGCTTCGCCGAGTCGCTGCGCTCCCAGGCGCACGAGGCGGCCAATCGGCTGCACACCGTGGTCTCGCTGGTCGAGCTGGGCCGTCCGGCGCAGGCGGTGGAGTTCGCGACCGCCGAGCTGCGCACCGCCCAGCGGCTCACCGACCGCGTGGTGGGCGCCGTACGCGAGCCGGTGCTGGCGGCGCTGCTGCTCGGCAAGTCGACGGAGGCGGCCGAGCGCGGGGTGGAGCTGGTGCTGGACGCGGACATGTCCATGGACGGCGCGGAGGGCGCGATCGAGCCCCGCGACCTGGTCACCATCCTCGGCAACCTGATCGACAACGCGGTGGACGCGGCGATCGAGGGGGCCGCCGGCGGGCGCCCGCGGGCGATCGGGAACGGCGCCCTCACGCCCGGCGAGACCGAGACCGAGACCGGCGAGACCGAGACCGGCGAGGTCCTTGAGGCGGTCGTGCCGGAGGGGCCGCCCAAGGTCACCGTGTCCGCCCGTACCGAGGACGGTGAGCTGGTGATCGAGGTGAGCGACACCGGGCCCGGCCTGGACGGCGACGTCGTGCGGGAGGCGTTCCGGCGCGGCTGGACCACCAAGGCCGTCGAGGGCCCGGCCGGTCCCCGCGGGCTCGGCCTGGCCCTGGTCGGCCAGGCCGTGCGGCGCCACCACGGCGAGATCGAGGTGGGCCGGGACGTCGGCGCCGTGGTGCGGGTCCGGCTGCCGCTGCGCCGGCGGCCCGTCCCGGAGGGAGACCGCTCATGA
- a CDS encoding DUF6286 domain-containing protein produces MTTHAGRLPRSRERDAEPGRAGSAAASRRAARRAFHSRRIWPALLASLIVAAAGVITAIETISALAGSPLRFFPYEQITSWAVRTPWNDRLALLIAAAIALLGLVFVLTGLFPGRGRLIPLYGEDPDLVVGITRSGLRTLVATAARSVDGVTGVGHVRLRRRKVRVKVRTALRQPHDLHERVRAAVRERLDEVGPLPRRGIAVRIRFPKD; encoded by the coding sequence ATGACCACGCACGCGGGACGGCTCCCGCGGTCCCGGGAGCGGGACGCGGAGCCGGGCCGTGCCGGCTCGGCGGCGGCGTCCCGGCGGGCGGCGCGCCGCGCCTTCCACTCGCGCCGGATCTGGCCCGCGCTCCTGGCGTCCCTGATCGTCGCCGCGGCGGGCGTGATCACCGCGATAGAGACGATCTCCGCGCTGGCCGGGAGCCCGCTGCGCTTCTTCCCCTACGAGCAGATCACCTCCTGGGCCGTGCGCACGCCCTGGAACGACCGGCTCGCGCTGCTGATCGCCGCCGCGATCGCCCTGCTGGGGCTGGTCTTCGTGCTCACCGGGCTGTTCCCGGGGCGCGGGCGGCTGATCCCCCTGTACGGCGAGGACCCCGACCTCGTCGTCGGCATCACCCGGAGCGGGCTGCGGACGCTGGTCGCCACGGCCGCCCGGAGCGTCGACGGCGTGACCGGCGTCGGCCATGTGAGGCTGCGCCGGCGCAAGGTCAGGGTGAAGGTCCGCACCGCCCTGCGCCAACCTCACGACCTGCACGAACGGGTGCGGGCCGCGGTGCGGGAACGCCTGGACGAGGTCGGGCCGCTGCCCCGGCGCGGGATCGCGGTCCGGATCCGCTTCCCCAAGGACTGA
- the amaP gene encoding alkaline shock response membrane anchor protein AmaP translates to MDRHASRINHLALVLFGLLLLAAGGLALARGLGAFGAAARSDPLITEPMRRYAAAQGWFWPAVAAVAVVVALLGLAWLAAQLRSDRLPDLPVEPDERGGTTRVSAGAVTDALEDEIGKYPGVRGVHARLLGRPRSPRLRLKVSYERHADLADLRRRIGDQAVARLRTALDRESLPAVVRLRVVSGGETRRRVV, encoded by the coding sequence ATGGATCGACACGCGTCCCGCATCAACCACCTGGCCCTCGTCCTGTTCGGCCTCCTCCTGCTGGCCGCCGGGGGGCTGGCGCTCGCCCGCGGGCTGGGCGCGTTCGGCGCCGCCGCGCGGTCCGACCCGCTGATCACCGAGCCGATGCGCCGGTACGCCGCCGCGCAGGGCTGGTTCTGGCCCGCCGTCGCGGCGGTCGCGGTCGTCGTGGCGCTGCTCGGGCTGGCCTGGCTGGCGGCGCAGCTCCGTTCGGATCGGCTGCCGGATCTGCCGGTGGAGCCCGACGAGCGCGGCGGCACGACGCGGGTGTCGGCGGGGGCCGTCACCGACGCGCTGGAGGACGAGATCGGGAAGTACCCGGGCGTCCGCGGCGTCCACGCCCGGCTGCTCGGCAGGCCGCGATCGCCCCGCCTGCGGCTGAAGGTGTCCTACGAGCGGCACGCCGACCTGGCCGACCTGCGCCGCCGCATCGGCGACCAGGCCGTCGCCCGCCTCCGTACGGCCCTGGACCGCGAGTCGCTGCCCGCCGTGGTCCGCCTGCGGGTGGTCTCCGGCGGGGAGACCCGGCGCCGCGTCGTGTGA
- the purU gene encoding formyltetrahydrofolate deformylase, with translation MVSGSLRGHLPRSESDTVSEYVLTLSCPDRPGIVAAVSGLLAERGLNILESQQFGDRDTGRFFMRVQFAGLPDTRPGELRAAFASLAPDLGLEWSLTDTAERQRVLILVSRGGHCLNDLLYRQRSGLLDIDVVAVVSNHPDLRPLTQSYGIDYHHLPVTPEGRAAQEAEVLTLVDHYRADVVVLARYMQILSDDFCAKLPGRLINIHHSFLPGFKGARPYHRAHARGVKLIGATAHYVTADLDEGPIIEQEVARVDHTHSPEDLMAVGRDMECLALARAVRWHAEHRVLLNGDRTVVFR, from the coding sequence ATGGTCTCCGGATCCCTCCGGGGACATCTCCCACGCAGCGAAAGTGACACCGTGTCCGAATATGTGCTGACGCTCTCGTGCCCGGACCGTCCCGGCATCGTCGCGGCGGTCTCCGGCCTGCTCGCCGAGCGCGGCCTCAACATCCTGGAGAGCCAGCAGTTCGGGGACCGCGACACCGGCCGGTTCTTCATGCGGGTGCAGTTCGCCGGGCTCCCGGACACCCGGCCCGGCGAGCTGCGCGCCGCGTTCGCCTCCCTGGCGCCCGACCTCGGCCTGGAGTGGAGCCTGACCGACACCGCCGAGCGGCAGCGAGTGCTGATCCTGGTGTCCAGGGGCGGGCACTGCCTGAACGACCTGCTCTACCGGCAGCGGTCGGGACTGCTCGACATCGACGTCGTCGCGGTCGTCTCCAACCACCCCGACCTGCGCCCGCTCACCCAGTCGTACGGGATCGACTACCACCACCTGCCGGTGACGCCGGAGGGGAGGGCCGCGCAGGAGGCCGAGGTCCTCACACTGGTCGACCACTACCGCGCCGACGTGGTGGTGCTGGCCCGGTACATGCAGATCCTGTCGGACGACTTCTGCGCCAAGCTCCCCGGCCGGTTGATCAACATCCACCACTCGTTCCTGCCGGGCTTCAAGGGCGCCCGCCCGTACCACCGGGCGCACGCGCGCGGGGTGAAGCTGATCGGCGCCACCGCGCACTACGTGACCGCCGACCTGGACGAGGGGCCGATCATCGAGCAGGAGGTCGCCCGGGTCGACCACACCCACAGCCCCGAGGACCTGATGGCGGTCGGCCGCGACATGGAGTGCCTGGCGCTGGCCCGCGCGGTGCGCTGGCACGCCGAGCACCGCGTCCTGCTGAACGGTGACCGGACGGTCGTGTTCCGCTGA
- a CDS encoding TlpA disulfide reductase family protein, with product MFTVVDGDRVERIDARPGPGGRPLAPLDRPLLGWERKPHGWCRDDACLPAARVAGIETPDGVDVTAFAELTGHVAVVDAAERAVALAAAAPRLTAAEAPDFELDGVRLADLRGRKVALVFWASWCGCRYDLPAWEERHAALRDHGFTVVSVACDRSAGDARPWIEEAKATHPALVDTEGVVAELYNVINVPTVVWIDEEGRIARPQDTQTATDLFRSMNGLDSQVSSAALRRWVVDGDAGLDDAQVREHLRVPTAEEQRARAHARLAVWLAREGRDEAARRHAAEAAALAPHDVAIRRGLMPLTGEDPFGDAYFALRDELEKAGIPIYRPLPARPGAWTSDS from the coding sequence ATGTTCACCGTGGTCGACGGCGATCGCGTCGAGCGGATCGACGCCCGGCCCGGCCCCGGCGGGCGGCCGCTGGCCCCGCTCGACCGGCCGCTGCTCGGCTGGGAGCGCAAGCCGCACGGCTGGTGCCGCGACGACGCCTGCCTGCCCGCCGCCCGCGTCGCCGGGATCGAGACGCCCGACGGCGTGGACGTGACCGCGTTCGCCGAGCTGACGGGGCATGTCGCCGTCGTCGACGCGGCGGAGCGCGCCGTGGCCCTGGCCGCCGCCGCTCCGCGGCTCACCGCCGCCGAGGCGCCCGACTTCGAACTGGACGGCGTCCGCCTCGCCGACCTCCGCGGACGCAAGGTCGCGCTGGTGTTCTGGGCCTCCTGGTGCGGCTGCCGCTACGACCTGCCGGCCTGGGAGGAGCGGCACGCGGCGCTGCGCGACCACGGGTTCACGGTCGTCAGCGTCGCGTGCGACCGGTCGGCCGGCGACGCGCGGCCGTGGATCGAGGAGGCGAAGGCCACCCACCCCGCCCTGGTCGACACCGAGGGCGTCGTCGCCGAGCTCTACAACGTGATCAACGTGCCGACGGTGGTGTGGATCGACGAGGAGGGCCGCATCGCCCGTCCCCAGGACACCCAGACCGCCACCGACCTGTTCCGCTCCATGAACGGCCTGGACTCCCAGGTGTCCTCTGCGGCGCTGCGCCGCTGGGTGGTCGACGGCGACGCCGGGCTGGACGACGCCCAGGTCCGCGAGCACCTGCGCGTCCCGACGGCCGAGGAGCAGCGCGCCCGCGCGCACGCCCGCCTGGCGGTCTGGCTGGCCCGCGAGGGCCGGGACGAGGCGGCGCGGCGGCACGCGGCCGAGGCCGCCGCGCTGGCCCCGCACGACGTGGCGATCCGCCGCGGCCTGATGCCGCTCACCGGGGAGGACCCGTTCGGCGACGCCTACTTCGCGCTGCGCGACGAGCTGGAGAAGGCGGGCATCCCCATCTACCGGCCGCTGCCCGCCCGGCCGGGGGCCTGGACGAGTGATTCCTAA
- a CDS encoding response regulator yields the protein MISVLVVEDDPVAAEAHRQYVERVAGFEVAGVVHSGADALRFCERESVDVVLLDFYLPDTHGLNVCRALRAGGLAADVIAVTSARDLAVVRTAVSVGVVQYLLKPFTFASLRDKLEGYARFRQVAERPGEVSGQADVDGILATLRTSDQRSLPKGMSGATLEAITEVLTEAEDGLSAAAAASLTGVSRVTARRYLEYLADNGLAQRRPSYGQVGRPEVRFYPVST from the coding sequence ATGATCAGCGTGCTGGTGGTGGAGGACGACCCGGTGGCCGCGGAGGCGCACCGGCAGTACGTCGAGCGGGTGGCCGGCTTCGAGGTGGCCGGGGTGGTGCATTCGGGGGCGGACGCGCTGCGGTTCTGCGAGCGCGAGTCCGTGGACGTGGTGCTGCTGGACTTCTACCTGCCCGACACCCACGGGCTGAACGTCTGCCGGGCGCTGCGCGCGGGCGGCCTGGCGGCGGACGTGATCGCGGTGACCTCGGCGCGGGACCTGGCGGTGGTCCGCACCGCCGTGTCGGTGGGCGTCGTGCAGTACCTGCTCAAGCCGTTCACCTTCGCCTCGCTGCGCGACAAGCTGGAGGGCTACGCGCGCTTCCGGCAGGTGGCGGAGCGCCCCGGGGAGGTCAGCGGCCAGGCCGACGTGGACGGGATCCTCGCCACGCTGCGCACCTCCGACCAGCGGTCCCTGCCCAAGGGGATGAGCGGTGCCACCCTGGAGGCGATCACGGAGGTGCTGACCGAGGCGGAGGACGGGCTGTCGGCGGCGGCCGCCGCCTCGCTCACCGGCGTGTCCCGGGTGACCGCGCGCCGCTACCTGGAGTACCTGGCCGACAACGGGCTGGCGCAGCGCCGTCCCAGCTACGGCCAGGTCGGACGGCCGGAGGTCCGCTTCTATCCGGTGTCCACCTAG
- a CDS encoding Asp23/Gls24 family envelope stress response protein: MTGVLYTERGRTKIAERAITRIVVRAVGETESAGGLGRSLLGMSVGGRAARADVDVDGTLVTARVRLSVAYPYPVREVTHRVRRHVRERVENLTGLTVRQVDIDVAELARSAPAASAAERRVS; encoded by the coding sequence ATGACCGGCGTCCTGTACACCGAGCGGGGCCGGACGAAGATCGCCGAACGGGCGATCACGCGGATCGTCGTCCGCGCGGTCGGCGAGACCGAGTCCGCCGGCGGCCTGGGACGTTCCCTGCTCGGGATGAGCGTGGGGGGCCGGGCCGCCCGCGCCGACGTGGACGTGGACGGCACGCTGGTCACCGCGCGGGTGCGGCTGTCGGTCGCCTACCCGTACCCGGTGCGCGAGGTGACCCACCGGGTCCGCCGTCACGTGCGCGAACGGGTGGAGAACCTGACCGGGCTCACGGTCCGGCAGGTGGACATCGACGTGGCCGAGCTGGCGCGCTCCGCGCCCGCCGCGTCCGCCGCGGAACGGAGGGTGTCATGA
- a CDS encoding cation:dicarboxylate symporter family transporter — protein MPDTPDTGKAAQRQNQRRDRVHYLYIAVIAAVILGVLVGLFAPDLAKELKPLGTGFVNLIKMMISPIIFCTIVLGIGSVARAAKVGRVGLIALGYFLVMSTFALAIGLVVGNLLHPGEGLDLNAAGAAAAQEQAKDAEGTTDFLLGIIPTTLVSALTEGEVLQTLLVALLAGFALQQLGPAGEPIRAGVEMVQRWVFKILAMIMWAAPVGAFGAIAAVVGETGWEALRSLAVIMLGFYITCAVFVFGVLGAVLWIGARVNLLSLLRYLGREFLLILSTSSSETALPRLIAKMEHLGVSRPVVGITVPTGYSFNLDGTAIYLTMATLFIASAQNDPLSVGEQVGLLFFMIVASKGAAGVSGAGLATLAGGLQSHKPELVDGVGFIVGIDRFMSEARALTNFAGNAVATVLVGTWTGEYDAARGRRVLAGEDPFNEATLVDVPGPSRSEPGTSPASGAPAPPDGGNGLRKDAEPVGAAEPAATDAGRSS, from the coding sequence GTGCCCGACACCCCTGACACAGGCAAGGCCGCCCAGCGCCAGAACCAGAGACGCGACCGCGTTCACTACCTCTACATCGCGGTGATCGCCGCGGTGATCCTCGGCGTCCTCGTCGGACTCTTCGCACCCGACCTGGCGAAAGAACTGAAGCCGCTGGGCACCGGGTTCGTCAACCTGATCAAGATGATGATCTCCCCGATCATCTTCTGCACGATCGTGCTGGGCATCGGCTCGGTCGCGCGGGCCGCCAAGGTCGGCCGGGTCGGCCTGATCGCCCTCGGCTACTTCCTGGTGATGTCGACGTTCGCCCTGGCCATCGGCCTGGTCGTCGGCAACCTGCTGCACCCCGGCGAGGGCCTGGACCTGAACGCGGCGGGCGCGGCCGCGGCGCAGGAGCAGGCCAAGGACGCCGAGGGCACCACCGACTTCCTGCTCGGCATCATCCCGACCACGCTGGTGTCCGCGCTGACCGAGGGCGAGGTGCTGCAGACGCTCCTGGTGGCGCTGCTGGCCGGTTTCGCCCTGCAGCAGCTCGGTCCCGCGGGCGAGCCGATCCGGGCCGGGGTCGAGATGGTCCAGCGCTGGGTCTTCAAGATCCTCGCCATGATCATGTGGGCCGCCCCGGTCGGCGCGTTCGGCGCGATCGCCGCGGTGGTCGGTGAGACCGGCTGGGAGGCGCTGCGCAGCCTGGCCGTGATCATGCTGGGCTTCTACATCACCTGCGCGGTCTTCGTCTTCGGAGTCCTCGGCGCGGTGCTGTGGATCGGCGCGCGGGTCAACCTGCTGTCCCTGCTGCGCTACCTGGGCCGCGAGTTCCTGCTGATCCTGTCCACCTCGTCGTCGGAGACGGCACTGCCGCGTCTGATCGCGAAGATGGAGCACCTGGGCGTGAGCCGCCCGGTCGTCGGCATCACCGTCCCCACCGGCTACTCCTTCAACCTGGACGGCACCGCCATCTACCTGACCATGGCGACGCTGTTCATCGCCTCGGCGCAGAACGACCCGCTGTCGGTGGGCGAGCAGGTCGGGCTGCTGTTCTTCATGATCGTCGCGTCGAAGGGCGCGGCGGGGGTCAGCGGCGCCGGACTGGCCACGCTGGCGGGCGGCCTCCAGTCGCACAAGCCGGAACTGGTCGACGGCGTCGGCTTCATCGTGGGCATCGACCGCTTCATGTCCGAGGCCCGCGCGCTGACCAACTTCGCCGGGAACGCGGTCGCCACCGTGCTGGTCGGCACCTGGACCGGCGAGTACGACGCCGCCCGCGGGCGCCGCGTGCTGGCCGGCGAGGACCCGTTCAACGAGGCGACCCTGGTCGACGTCCCCGGTCCCTCCCGCTCGGAACCGGGGACGTCCCCGGCCTCCGGCGCCCCGGCCCCGCCGGACGGAGGGAACGGGCTGCGCAAGGACGCGGAACCGGTCGGGGCGGCGGAACCGGCCGCCACCGACGCGGGCCGGTCCTCCTAG
- a CDS encoding maleylpyruvate isomerase family mycothiol-dependent enzyme, translating to MKTEMQANVAAFEQTLRSTIALAETFAPQDWKRPTDCPGWSVQDVVSHLVGTELMLLGEDPAAGHVMAEEPPHVRNDLGRLVEPGVDARRGRPGADVLAELREVLDRRLAALPGIDPERPTMAPTGRTVPYAEFMVFRAFDCWIHEQDVRRAVGRPGNLDAPAAGCARRIMESGLPMVVAKRAGAGAGTTVAFEVSAPLAFTARVRVGEDGRARAVDAGAADLTLRMDWETFVRLAAGRCGPEDVTVAAEGDTGLADRVLANMALTP from the coding sequence ATGAAGACGGAGATGCAGGCGAACGTCGCCGCGTTCGAGCAGACGCTCCGGTCCACCATCGCGCTCGCGGAGACGTTCGCGCCGCAGGACTGGAAACGCCCGACCGACTGCCCCGGCTGGTCGGTCCAGGACGTCGTGTCCCACCTGGTCGGCACGGAGCTGATGCTCCTGGGCGAGGACCCCGCCGCCGGGCACGTGATGGCGGAGGAGCCGCCGCACGTGCGCAACGACCTCGGCCGCCTCGTCGAACCGGGGGTGGACGCGCGGCGCGGCAGGCCGGGCGCCGACGTTCTGGCGGAGCTGCGCGAGGTCCTCGACCGGCGGCTGGCCGCGCTGCCGGGCATCGACCCCGAGCGGCCCACCATGGCGCCGACCGGCCGGACCGTGCCCTACGCCGAGTTCATGGTGTTCCGCGCGTTCGACTGCTGGATCCACGAGCAGGACGTCCGGCGCGCGGTCGGGCGGCCCGGCAACCTGGACGCCCCCGCCGCCGGCTGCGCGCGGCGCATCATGGAGTCGGGCCTGCCGATGGTCGTGGCCAAGCGGGCGGGCGCCGGGGCGGGCACGACGGTCGCGTTCGAGGTCTCCGCGCCGCTGGCGTTCACCGCCCGCGTCCGGGTCGGCGAGGACGGCCGCGCGCGGGCCGTCGACGCCGGGGCGGCCGACCTCACCCTGCGGATGGACTGGGAGACCTTCGTCCGGCTGGCGGCGGGACGGTGCGGGCCGGAGGACGTCACGGTCGCCGCCGAGGGCGACACCGGCCTCGCCGACCGCGTCCTGGCGAACATGGCGCTCACCCCCTGA